A single Stigmatopora argus isolate UIUO_Sarg chromosome 7, RoL_Sarg_1.0, whole genome shotgun sequence DNA region contains:
- the scoca gene encoding short coiled-coil protein A isoform X1, whose translation MEGNFGEEYETFTNISLADDPVDRRTAALYTKPENDLFIMNCDIDGDMENQVEIEEKTRLINQVLELQHTLEDLSARVDAVKEENLKLKSENQVLGQYIENLMSASSVFQTTDTKSKRK comes from the exons ATGGAGGGCAACTTTGGGGAGGAATATGAGACTTTTACTAACATCTCTCTGGCAGATGACCCAG TGGACAGGAGAACTGCAGCCCTGTATACTAAGCCAGAGAACGATCTCTTCATCATGAATTGCGACATAGATG GGGACATGGAGAACCAGGTAGAAATAGAGGAGAAGACACGGCTAATAAATCAGGTGTTGGAACTTCAGCATACTCTGGAGG ACCTGTCAGCACGAGTGGATGCAGTCAAAGAGGAAAATTTGAAGTTGAAGTCAGAAAACCAGGTCCTCGGTCAGTACATCGAGAACCTCATGTCTGCGTCCAGCGTCTTTCAGACCACGGATACCAAAAGCAAACGCAAATGA
- the scoca gene encoding short coiled-coil protein A isoform X2, translating into MNCDIDGDMENQVEIEEKTRLINQVLELQHTLEDLSARVDAVKEENLKLKSENQVLGQYIENLMSASSVFQTTDTKSKRK; encoded by the exons ATGAATTGCGACATAGATG GGGACATGGAGAACCAGGTAGAAATAGAGGAGAAGACACGGCTAATAAATCAGGTGTTGGAACTTCAGCATACTCTGGAGG ACCTGTCAGCACGAGTGGATGCAGTCAAAGAGGAAAATTTGAAGTTGAAGTCAGAAAACCAGGTCCTCGGTCAGTACATCGAGAACCTCATGTCTGCGTCCAGCGTCTTTCAGACCACGGATACCAAAAGCAAACGCAAATGA